A stretch of Paenibacillus sp. URB8-2 DNA encodes these proteins:
- a CDS encoding MBL fold metallo-hydrolase: MKLQLIRNASLWLEYGGSTFLIDPMLGGQGSYPPIMKSGNDRRNPLVDLPGPVGGWLKPDAVIVTHLHNDHWDPAAASLLPKDVPLFCQHEDGEAVASQGFTAAVSIEHEAEFRGVRVTRTGGRHGTGIIGRQMGPVSGFVFRAPDEPVLYVAGDTIWCEEVREALDSHRPEVAVVNAGEARFAVGCPITMSEQDIVHLCGHAPGTKVVAVHMDAINHCLLTRDKLRERLEQKGLLGGVLIPSDGEQLHF; the protein is encoded by the coding sequence ATGAAGCTTCAATTGATAAGAAATGCGTCACTTTGGCTGGAATACGGGGGATCGACCTTTTTGATCGATCCGATGCTCGGTGGACAAGGCTCATATCCGCCGATCATGAAAAGTGGCAATGACCGGAGAAATCCGCTCGTCGATCTTCCCGGCCCGGTGGGAGGGTGGCTAAAACCGGACGCCGTAATCGTGACCCATCTTCACAATGACCATTGGGACCCCGCGGCGGCGTCTCTGCTTCCCAAAGACGTCCCGCTGTTCTGCCAGCACGAGGACGGGGAAGCGGTCGCTTCTCAAGGCTTTACCGCAGCAGTTTCTATTGAGCATGAGGCGGAATTCCGGGGTGTGAGGGTGACTCGGACCGGAGGGAGACATGGCACCGGAATCATCGGACGGCAGATGGGCCCGGTATCCGGCTTTGTATTCCGTGCGCCTGATGAGCCTGTGCTCTATGTCGCCGGAGATACGATCTGGTGCGAAGAGGTGCGGGAGGCGCTTGACTCGCATCGGCCGGAAGTTGCAGTCGTAAATGCGGGCGAAGCGAGGTTTGCTGTTGGGTGTCCCATTACCATGAGCGAACAAGATATCGTGCATTTATGCGGCCATGCTCCCGGAACGAAAGTGGTAGCCGTCCACATGGATGCGATTAACCACTGTCTGCTAACCAGGGATAAACTTCGGGAAAGGCTCGAACAGAAAGGGTTGCTCGGCGGCGTGCTCATTCCATCGGACGGAGAGCAGCTTCATTTTTAA
- a CDS encoding branched-chain amino acid ABC transporter permease, which translates to MEYFIQQLINGISVGSIYALIALGYTMVYGIIKLINFAHGDVFMVGSFIGLFSARYLASAGLPPVLVLIISLIFSMTVSALLGITIERLAYKPLRKSTRIAALITAIGVSFLLEYTGVLVLGPQAQGFPDILAKKQYQLFGTSIQVESNQVMILITTIILMIILQYIVRYTKTGKAMRAVSFDMEAARLMGINVDRTISATFAIGSALAAAAGVIFGMTYNSVDPLMGVMPGLKAFVAAVLGGIGSIPGALVGGLLLGTVETEISSLGYSSWRDGVAFAVLILILIFKPSGLFGKNVREKV; encoded by the coding sequence ATGGAGTATTTTATTCAACAGTTAATTAACGGGATTTCCGTAGGCAGCATTTATGCGCTGATCGCCTTGGGTTATACCATGGTTTACGGGATCATCAAGCTGATCAACTTTGCACATGGGGATGTGTTTATGGTTGGTTCGTTTATTGGACTGTTCAGTGCCAGATATCTGGCATCGGCCGGCCTTCCTCCGGTTTTGGTTCTCATAATATCTCTGATTTTTTCCATGACGGTCAGTGCGCTGCTTGGCATCACAATTGAACGTTTGGCCTATAAGCCGCTGCGTAAATCCACACGGATTGCTGCGCTGATTACGGCAATCGGCGTATCCTTTTTGCTGGAATATACCGGAGTGCTCGTGCTTGGACCGCAAGCTCAAGGTTTCCCGGACATTCTGGCGAAGAAGCAGTACCAATTGTTCGGTACTTCTATCCAGGTGGAATCGAACCAGGTCATGATTTTGATTACAACGATTATTCTGATGATTATTTTGCAATACATCGTACGTTATACCAAGACCGGCAAAGCGATGCGGGCGGTATCGTTCGATATGGAAGCGGCGCGTTTGATGGGGATCAACGTAGACCGTACCATTTCGGCAACCTTCGCCATCGGATCGGCGCTTGCGGCAGCGGCCGGCGTGATTTTCGGCATGACTTACAACTCTGTTGATCCGCTGATGGGCGTTATGCCGGGGCTGAAAGCTTTCGTCGCTGCAGTGCTTGGAGGCATCGGAAGCATTCCGGGTGCGCTTGTAGGCGGCCTGCTGTTAGGAACGGTAGAGACAGAAATTTCCTCGCTCGGATATTCCTCCTGGCGTGACGGCGTAGCCTTTGCCGTACTGATCCTGATCCTTATCTTTAAACCATCCGGGCTGTTCGGCAAGAATGTCCGGGAGAAAGTGTAG
- a CDS encoding branched-chain amino acid ABC transporter permease translates to MNKKFWLGIIAALALYGVVQVLLTTGVLNDVSKSMLLLICVNVMLAVSLNLINGITGQFSIGHAGFMSVGAYTSAILTLDYDAPFVVAIIIGGLVAALCGVLIGIPTLRLNGDYLAIATLGFGEIIRIIMLNTEYVGGASGLSGIPAKSTWTILFLFTLVTVVLINNFIRSTHGRACLAIRENEIAAEAMGINTTLYKVIAFTIGALFAGMAGGLSAHTFYVITPGSFNFLKSFEILVMVVLGGLGSTAGSIVGAVFVTLLYTYLRDFPEWRMIIYSIVLILMMIFRPGGLLGSTKFSLKKFGKKEAKANGGIGDSSAS, encoded by the coding sequence ATGAACAAAAAATTCTGGCTGGGCATTATCGCTGCCCTGGCTTTATATGGGGTCGTACAAGTTCTGTTAACAACGGGAGTTCTTAATGATGTATCGAAATCGATGCTTCTTTTGATCTGCGTTAACGTTATGCTGGCGGTATCGCTCAACCTAATTAACGGGATTACCGGACAGTTTTCCATCGGCCATGCCGGGTTTATGTCCGTAGGTGCATATACTTCGGCGATTCTTACGCTTGACTATGACGCGCCTTTCGTTGTGGCGATTATTATTGGCGGATTGGTGGCCGCGTTATGCGGCGTGCTGATCGGAATCCCGACCCTGCGGCTGAACGGCGACTATCTGGCTATCGCGACGCTTGGCTTCGGCGAGATTATTCGTATTATTATGCTGAATACGGAATACGTTGGCGGCGCTTCGGGTCTCAGCGGCATTCCTGCGAAGTCGACATGGACCATCCTGTTCCTGTTTACGTTGGTTACGGTCGTTCTGATTAATAACTTTATCCGATCCACACACGGCCGGGCTTGTCTCGCCATCCGCGAGAACGAAATCGCAGCGGAAGCCATGGGTATCAATACGACGCTGTACAAGGTTATTGCCTTTACGATCGGCGCCCTGTTCGCCGGGATGGCCGGAGGTCTGTCGGCTCATACCTTCTACGTCATCACTCCGGGCAGTTTCAACTTCCTGAAGTCGTTCGAGATTCTTGTTATGGTCGTTCTCGGAGGGCTCGGCAGCACGGCCGGTTCGATCGTCGGCGCTGTATTCGTCACCCTTCTGTATACTTACCTTCGGGATTTCCCGGAATGGCGCATGATTATTTATTCGATCGTTCTGATTCTGATGATGATTTTCCGTCCAGGCGGTCTGCTTGGAAGCACGAAATTCTCTCTCAAGAAGTTCGGCAAAAAGGAGGCGAAGGCAAATGGCGGCATCGGCGACAGCAGTGCTTCTTGA
- a CDS encoding ABC transporter ATP-binding protein has product MAASATAVLLDVKEASRSFGGLKALSEVSLHINKGELIGLIGPNGAGKTTLFNLLTGVYPPSTGSIILNNESVGGMKPYKINHKGAARTFQNIRLFTAMTVLDNVKIAFHQHAKHSMFTSMLRLPKHFNGEGEITQKAMDILKIFNLDDQSEELAGNLSYGNQRRLEIARALAAGPKLLLLDEPAAGMNPNETRDLMNLIAWIRKEFDLTILLIEHDMSLVMGVCDRIYVLDRGILIANGTPSEIRSNPKVIEAYLGQEA; this is encoded by the coding sequence ATGGCGGCATCGGCGACAGCAGTGCTTCTTGATGTTAAGGAAGCCAGCCGTTCCTTCGGGGGACTAAAGGCGCTCAGCGAGGTTTCTCTTCATATCAATAAAGGCGAATTGATTGGTCTGATCGGACCGAACGGCGCCGGCAAAACGACGCTGTTCAATCTCTTGACCGGTGTTTACCCGCCTTCCACAGGTAGTATTATCCTTAACAATGAGTCGGTCGGCGGCATGAAACCATACAAGATCAATCACAAGGGAGCAGCACGCACCTTTCAGAACATCCGCCTGTTTACAGCTATGACAGTGCTCGATAACGTCAAAATTGCCTTTCACCAGCATGCCAAGCACTCCATGTTCACCTCTATGCTTCGCCTGCCGAAGCATTTCAATGGGGAGGGCGAAATTACGCAGAAGGCGATGGATATTCTGAAAATATTCAATCTCGATGATCAAAGCGAAGAGCTTGCCGGCAATCTCAGCTACGGCAACCAGCGGCGCCTTGAAATCGCGCGTGCGCTTGCGGCCGGACCGAAGCTGCTGCTGCTCGACGAGCCGGCGGCCGGTATGAATCCGAACGAGACGCGCGATTTGATGAATCTCATCGCCTGGATCCGCAAGGAATTTGACCTTACGATTCTTCTCATCGAGCATGACATGTCGCTTGTTATGGGAGTCTGCGACCGGATTTATGTACTTGACCGCGGAATACTCATCGCAAACGGTACGCCGTCCGAGATCCGGAGCAATCCGAAGGTTATCGAAGCGTATTTGGGACAGGAGGCGTAA
- a CDS encoding ABC transporter ATP-binding protein: protein MLTVQGINVYYGAIHALKDLSINVNQGEIVTLIGANGAGKSTLLKTLSGLLKPKTGSIEFLGKSITNQSVQAIVKQGLIHCPEGRRVFANMSVEENLELGAYLQDSSNLAADFEKVYNTFPRLRERKKQQAGTLSGGEQQMLAMGRAIMGHPKLLLLDEPSMGLAPLLVQDIFKIIQEVNAAGTTVLLVEQNAHQALKIAHRAYVLETGRVVLEGDAKELADSEEIKMAYLGH, encoded by the coding sequence ATGCTTACAGTACAGGGAATCAACGTATACTACGGAGCCATTCACGCTCTGAAGGACCTCAGCATCAACGTCAACCAGGGAGAGATCGTTACGCTGATCGGAGCCAACGGCGCCGGCAAGTCGACGCTTCTCAAGACGCTTTCGGGATTGCTTAAGCCGAAGACCGGAAGCATTGAATTTCTGGGGAAATCCATTACGAACCAGAGCGTTCAGGCGATCGTCAAGCAGGGGCTGATCCATTGCCCCGAAGGACGACGCGTGTTTGCCAATATGTCTGTAGAGGAAAATCTGGAGCTCGGCGCTTATTTGCAGGATTCCAGCAATTTGGCGGCCGATTTCGAGAAGGTCTACAACACCTTCCCGCGTCTTCGGGAACGCAAGAAGCAGCAGGCCGGAACACTGTCCGGCGGCGAACAGCAGATGCTCGCTATGGGACGCGCCATTATGGGACATCCGAAGCTGCTGCTGCTGGATGAACCGTCCATGGGCCTTGCCCCGCTTCTGGTACAGGATATTTTTAAGATTATCCAGGAAGTGAACGCGGCCGGAACGACCGTGCTGCTGGTTGAACAAAATGCGCATCAGGCACTCAAAATCGCCCACCGCGCTTATGTGCTGGAAACCGGCAGAGTCGTACTGGAAGGAGACGCCAAGGAATTGGCGGATTCGGAAGAAATCAAAATGGCTTATCTCGGGCACTAA
- a CDS encoding ABC transporter substrate-binding protein produces MKKIGAIILSTVLTAVLAAGCGSNKTENSGNSASGSNSAGDTIKIGAVLELTGGQASFGDSALKGAKLAVKEINDAGGVLGKKLELIEADNASKSEEATQAAQKLITNDKVVTIIGSTTSTNTLGIVPVAQEKQIPLVSSSATNPKVTVDERSGKVNEWVFRASFIDPFQGQVMANFASNTLKAKTAVIYTDTSSDYSKGLQTFFEETFTKNGGQILSKESYQQKDSDFKAVLTRIKEANPDVIYLPGYYEEVGKILKQAREMGITVPFMGGDGWDSPQLAEIAGAAALDNTYMSNHYSPEDTAPEVKSFVDAYKAGNGDAVPDGMAALGYDAVKLVADAITRAGEATPAKIKDALAATKDLQLATGKISMNESHDPVKAAVVLKFVGGKQTFETKVNP; encoded by the coding sequence ATGAAGAAAATCGGGGCCATTATTTTGTCGACAGTACTGACTGCTGTATTGGCAGCAGGCTGCGGCAGCAACAAGACAGAGAACAGCGGAAATTCCGCAAGCGGCAGCAACTCTGCCGGAGACACTATCAAAATCGGGGCTGTCCTTGAGCTCACGGGCGGCCAGGCTTCCTTCGGCGACTCGGCTCTGAAAGGCGCGAAGCTCGCAGTTAAAGAAATCAATGATGCAGGCGGTGTCCTCGGCAAGAAGCTTGAATTGATTGAAGCCGATAACGCTTCGAAATCCGAAGAAGCAACACAAGCCGCGCAAAAGCTGATTACCAACGACAAAGTGGTAACCATTATCGGTTCAACGACTTCCACTAACACATTGGGAATCGTTCCGGTTGCTCAAGAGAAACAAATTCCGCTCGTAAGCTCCTCTGCAACCAACCCGAAAGTTACGGTTGATGAGCGTTCCGGCAAAGTGAATGAGTGGGTGTTCCGCGCTTCCTTTATCGATCCTTTCCAAGGACAAGTAATGGCTAACTTTGCAAGCAACACGCTGAAAGCAAAAACGGCTGTTATCTACACAGATACTTCGAGTGACTACTCTAAAGGTCTGCAAACCTTCTTTGAAGAGACTTTCACAAAGAACGGCGGACAAATCCTGAGCAAAGAGTCTTACCAACAAAAGGACTCTGACTTCAAAGCCGTACTGACACGTATTAAAGAAGCTAACCCGGATGTTATCTACCTGCCAGGCTACTATGAAGAAGTCGGCAAAATCCTGAAACAGGCCCGCGAAATGGGAATTACGGTTCCGTTCATGGGCGGCGACGGCTGGGATTCTCCACAGCTTGCAGAAATCGCAGGTGCAGCAGCTTTGGACAACACTTACATGTCCAACCACTATTCGCCGGAAGATACTGCTCCTGAAGTTAAGTCCTTCGTTGACGCATACAAAGCGGGCAACGGTGATGCAGTACCGGACGGCATGGCAGCCCTTGGCTATGACGCTGTTAAGCTGGTAGCCGACGCTATTACCCGCGCAGGGGAAGCCACTCCGGCCAAGATCAAAGATGCTCTGGCAGCGACCAAAGATCTGCAGCTTGCCACTGGCAAAATTTCGATGAACGAATCGCATGACCCGGTTAAAGCGGCTGTTGTACTGAAATTCGTAGGCGGCAAGCAAACTTTCGAAACCAAGGTTAATCCGTAA
- the ald gene encoding alanine dehydrogenase: MIVGIPKEIKNNENRVGITPAGVEALKKAGHTVLIETSAGTGSGFDDSEYRNKGAEILSAPSEVWSRAEMVIKVKEPLPEEYGFFRRNLILFTYLHLAPEAGLTKALVDSGVVAVGYETIQLPDGSLPLLTPMSEVAGRMAVQIGAGLLEKPHGGKGILMGGVPGVRPAEVVIVGGGVVGTNAAKVAIGMGARVTILDLNANRLRELDDIFGGRLITIMSDSYHLEEAVRKADLLIGAVLIPGARAPKLITEYMVRQMTEGSVIVDVAIDQGGSIETIDRITTHENPTYIKHGVVHYAVANMPGAVARTSTLALTNVTIPYALRISNFGMREAAEGNAALARGINVAAGQVTNQAVAESLGYEFKDGLEALKETGLF; encoded by the coding sequence ATGATTGTCGGTATACCGAAAGAAATCAAGAATAACGAAAACCGTGTGGGTATCACACCGGCGGGAGTCGAAGCGCTAAAAAAGGCGGGGCACACTGTGCTGATTGAGACTTCCGCCGGTACTGGCAGCGGATTCGACGATTCGGAATACCGGAATAAAGGGGCTGAAATTCTCTCCGCCCCTTCGGAGGTTTGGTCCAGAGCGGAGATGGTGATCAAGGTGAAGGAGCCTCTGCCGGAAGAGTATGGCTTCTTCCGCCGGAATCTGATCCTGTTCACTTATCTTCATCTTGCTCCCGAAGCGGGTCTTACAAAGGCGCTGGTGGACAGTGGAGTTGTCGCCGTCGGCTACGAAACGATTCAGCTTCCAGACGGCTCGCTGCCGCTGCTGACGCCTATGAGCGAAGTAGCGGGACGGATGGCCGTTCAGATCGGCGCAGGGCTGCTGGAGAAGCCGCATGGCGGTAAAGGCATCTTAATGGGCGGCGTACCGGGAGTGAGGCCCGCAGAAGTCGTTATCGTTGGAGGAGGCGTTGTCGGAACGAACGCGGCAAAGGTCGCGATCGGCATGGGCGCCAGGGTTACCATCCTCGATTTGAATGCGAACCGGCTTCGGGAGCTGGACGATATTTTCGGCGGACGGCTGATCACCATCATGTCGGATTCCTATCATCTCGAGGAGGCGGTCCGTAAAGCCGATTTGCTGATTGGCGCCGTGTTGATTCCGGGCGCCCGCGCGCCGAAGCTGATCACGGAATATATGGTCCGGCAGATGACGGAAGGCTCGGTTATCGTTGACGTCGCTATCGACCAGGGAGGTTCAATTGAGACCATCGACCGGATTACCACTCATGAGAATCCGACCTATATCAAACATGGGGTTGTTCATTATGCAGTCGCCAATATGCCGGGAGCGGTCGCCCGAACATCGACGCTGGCGCTGACAAATGTAACGATTCCATACGCGCTGCGAATTTCGAATTTCGGCATGCGTGAGGCGGCGGAAGGCAATGCCGCGCTCGCACGAGGCATCAATGTGGCAGCCGGACAAGTCACCAATCAGGCAGTGGCCGAAAGTTTAGGCTATGAATTTAAGGACGGATTGGAAGCTTTGAAGGAGACGGGCCTCTTTTAA
- a CDS encoding PAS domain-containing protein produces MSESALSLVTRLTYTLPGSVLAIDKRGHITAANDSWKAYGIAAGLSAGFEWMGIDYFELMRELILPPDYMTELIQALQSIFLGERLVFSGRFPKPPFLRGGKWFQIEAFPIPEETNGATSFVLLSHRHVPSVTDSLPSKPPVKSPYRKPLPFLPICASCKSVRKGGHWVPVERFLQQELHVELTHDICPACITQLYPQYAGALNWLAE; encoded by the coding sequence TTGTCTGAAAGCGCTTTGTCCCTTGTTACCCGACTGACTTACACTCTGCCCGGCAGCGTACTGGCTATCGACAAACGAGGTCACATCACCGCTGCGAACGACTCATGGAAAGCCTACGGTATCGCCGCGGGCCTCTCAGCGGGCTTTGAGTGGATGGGAATCGATTATTTTGAACTGATGCGGGAGCTGATTCTGCCGCCGGACTATATGACCGAGCTTATTCAGGCCCTTCAGTCCATCTTTCTGGGTGAGCGTCTCGTTTTCAGCGGCCGGTTTCCCAAACCTCCTTTTCTGAGGGGAGGAAAATGGTTTCAGATCGAGGCTTTCCCCATACCGGAAGAGACGAATGGAGCGACCTCTTTTGTTCTGCTGTCCCACCGTCATGTCCCTTCTGTCACCGACTCGCTGCCTTCCAAGCCGCCGGTCAAGTCTCCATACCGAAAGCCGCTTCCTTTCCTGCCGATCTGTGCTTCCTGCAAATCCGTCCGCAAGGGCGGGCATTGGGTTCCTGTCGAACGCTTCCTCCAACAAGAGCTTCATGTCGAATTAACCCATGATATTTGTCCGGCTTGCATCACCCAGCTGTATCCCCAATATGCCGGCGCTTTGAATTGGTTGGCGGAGTAG
- a CDS encoding XRE family transcriptional regulator — protein MSSKKPITPYGWAIKQRLAEMMLSQKDFCQKYGIPPYRLSNLIYGTRRAMRYRRQVDQLLEIPPNIPGEPEND, from the coding sequence ATGAGCAGCAAAAAGCCCATAACCCCTTACGGATGGGCGATCAAGCAGCGCCTGGCGGAGATGATGCTGAGTCAGAAGGACTTTTGCCAAAAGTACGGCATTCCGCCCTACCGCCTGTCCAATCTCATTTACGGAACACGCAGAGCCATGCGCTACCGCCGGCAAGTCGACCAACTGCTGGAGATACCTCCGAACATTCCGGGTGAACCGGAAAATGATTGA
- a CDS encoding helix-turn-helix domain-containing protein codes for MQSIYDRIELLINKKGITKKSFCEQLGISTGNMGDWKRGKSTPGTHKLIEIGAFFGVSLDWLILGKTSPSILREGSEDYFFEHIRQSNCHFDELEPREKEFIKEYLAFSKYRRRIQDEQLPE; via the coding sequence ATGCAGTCCATTTATGATCGAATTGAGCTTTTGATTAACAAAAAAGGTATTACCAAAAAATCGTTCTGTGAGCAGCTCGGCATCAGTACAGGCAATATGGGAGACTGGAAACGGGGCAAGTCCACGCCCGGAACGCATAAATTAATCGAAATCGGCGCTTTTTTCGGCGTCAGTCTGGACTGGCTCATTCTGGGCAAGACCTCTCCGTCCATACTGCGTGAAGGGAGCGAGGATTATTTTTTTGAACATATACGGCAATCCAATTGCCATTTCGATGAGCTGGAGCCTCGCGAGAAGGAATTTATTAAAGAATATCTCGCTTTTTCTAAATACCGCAGACGGATACAGGATGAACAGCTTCCCGAATAA
- the cysK gene encoding cysteine synthase A codes for MVKIAKNLTELIGNTPLLELSSFKEDGAAANILAKLEYFNPAGSVKDRIGYAMIKDAEDKGLINKDTTLIEPTSGNTGIGLAFAAAALGYRLIIILPESFSTERRKLLKQLGAELVLTQASEGMAGAIRKAEEISAEIPNSYIPQQFENPANPDIHRKSTAEEIWNDTEGKVDIFVAGVGTGGTVTGVGEVLKQRNPQVRIVAVEPAGSPVLSGGQRGPHAIQGIGAGFVPANFNRAAVDEIITVKNEEAIQTAQKLARKEGLLVGISSGAAAFAAYQLAKRPENQGKNIVVILPDTGERYISTDLFPEE; via the coding sequence ATGGTGAAAATCGCTAAGAACTTGACCGAACTGATTGGAAATACACCGCTTCTCGAATTGTCCAGTTTCAAAGAGGATGGCGCTGCAGCGAACATTCTGGCCAAGCTGGAGTATTTCAATCCGGCGGGCAGTGTAAAGGACCGGATCGGCTACGCCATGATCAAGGATGCCGAAGACAAGGGACTCATCAATAAAGACACGACCCTCATCGAGCCGACCAGCGGAAATACCGGCATCGGTCTTGCGTTTGCGGCGGCGGCTCTCGGCTACCGCTTGATTATTATTTTGCCCGAATCCTTCAGTACGGAGCGCCGAAAGCTTCTGAAACAGCTCGGGGCGGAACTCGTGCTGACCCAGGCTTCGGAGGGCATGGCGGGCGCGATCCGCAAAGCGGAAGAGATATCCGCCGAGATACCTAATTCCTACATCCCGCAGCAGTTTGAAAATCCGGCCAACCCCGATATTCACCGGAAGTCGACGGCCGAAGAAATCTGGAACGATACCGAGGGAAAAGTGGATATTTTCGTCGCCGGTGTAGGTACCGGAGGAACGGTCACGGGGGTCGGCGAGGTTCTTAAGCAGCGCAATCCGCAAGTGCGCATAGTGGCCGTGGAACCGGCCGGTTCGCCTGTTCTATCCGGCGGGCAGCGAGGTCCTCATGCGATACAGGGCATCGGAGCGGGCTTCGTGCCGGCTAACTTTAACCGGGCCGCGGTGGATGAGATCATCACGGTGAAGAATGAAGAGGCGATACAAACGGCGCAAAAGCTGGCAAGGAAGGAAGGGCTGCTTGTCGGGATTTCTTCCGGGGCCGCGGCATTCGCCGCTTACCAGCTGGCCAAAAGACCGGAGAATCAAGGCAAGAACATCGTCGTCATTCTGCCGGACACCGGTGAACGGTACATTTCAACCGATTTGTTTCCCGAAGAGTAA
- a CDS encoding sugar-binding transcriptional regulator: protein MTIHDEDRRLLAQIARMYYLDDMTQSEISKALGIYRTSISRLLKRAREEGVVQIKITEGEGKYEIEEHLESVFQLKRVVVVPSNPELSESGRKKAVARAGAELMKNVIVDGDVVGFAWGTTMGSLIGEFTDCEQRSAHFVPLVGGPGPMETKYHVNAIVYSIANDYGGEAYLIDAAAVVERKETRDEIVQAHYFRKISDLWDRLTVAVVGIGAPISNSNMIWTGFYGDKEIADLNRHNAIGDICSRFYDSEGNLIESELTERTIAIPLERLRNTRYTIALAESAEKAPSIIGAIKGKYINTLVTNEETAVEILRLAAQDQSHAMN, encoded by the coding sequence ATGACAATCCATGATGAAGATAGAAGGCTGTTGGCTCAAATCGCCCGAATGTATTATCTCGATGACATGACGCAAAGCGAAATCTCAAAGGCGCTGGGCATATACCGCACTTCAATTAGCCGTCTGCTGAAGAGAGCTCGGGAAGAAGGCGTGGTTCAGATCAAGATTACGGAGGGTGAAGGCAAGTACGAAATTGAGGAACATTTGGAAAGCGTATTTCAACTGAAAAGGGTAGTTGTCGTGCCCTCCAACCCTGAATTGTCCGAGTCGGGACGGAAAAAGGCCGTGGCCAGAGCGGGGGCAGAGCTGATGAAAAATGTAATAGTGGACGGCGATGTCGTAGGATTTGCCTGGGGCACCACCATGGGAAGTCTGATCGGAGAATTTACCGATTGCGAACAGCGTTCCGCGCATTTCGTTCCCCTGGTTGGGGGGCCCGGACCGATGGAAACGAAGTACCACGTCAATGCCATCGTGTACAGCATCGCGAATGACTACGGAGGAGAAGCGTATCTGATTGACGCAGCGGCCGTTGTGGAACGCAAGGAAACGAGAGACGAAATCGTGCAAGCGCATTATTTTCGCAAAATATCCGATCTGTGGGATCGTCTTACGGTCGCTGTAGTCGGCATCGGTGCTCCCATCAGCAATTCCAACATGATCTGGACCGGATTTTACGGCGACAAGGAGATTGCCGACCTAAACCGGCATAACGCGATCGGCGATATTTGTTCTAGGTTCTACGACTCGGAAGGGAATTTAATTGAATCTGAACTAACCGAGCGAACGATTGCAATTCCTCTGGAACGGCTTCGGAACACCCGGTATACAATTGCTCTGGCAGAATCGGCAGAGAAGGCACCTTCCATTATCGGGGCCATCAAGGGCAAATATATCAACACCTTGGTTACCAATGAAGAAACCGCGGTAGAGATACTCCGTCTGGCGGCTCAAGATCAATCGCACGCAATGAATTGA
- a CDS encoding transcriptional regulator GutM, which translates to MGFIIIVIALSWLLQSVLGFLQIRHFNRHYTELRRIGRVAIGKKTGRFRAGTVVMLAIDSHGNILKAAKMQGVTVFSRVRSLKGLEGKPLPKLEEEDLAGFDKLTKGAIRDAISSYKIISNGGELKLKKTWLERLIPAKK; encoded by the coding sequence ATGGGATTTATCATTATTGTGATTGCGTTGTCATGGCTCTTGCAAAGTGTGCTCGGGTTCCTGCAAATCAGACATTTCAATCGGCATTACACGGAACTGAGGCGGATCGGGCGAGTTGCCATTGGCAAAAAGACGGGAAGGTTCAGGGCAGGCACTGTTGTTATGCTCGCAATCGACTCGCATGGAAACATTCTGAAAGCCGCCAAGATGCAGGGAGTTACGGTCTTTTCCAGAGTGCGATCCTTGAAAGGTCTGGAAGGCAAGCCGCTTCCGAAGCTGGAAGAGGAAGACCTCGCGGGGTTCGACAAGCTGACAAAAGGCGCTATCAGGGATGCCATAAGCAGCTATAAGATTATTTCAAATGGAGGTGAATTGAAGCTTAAGAAGACCTGGCTCGAAAGACTAATACCGGCTAAAAAATAG